In the genome of Xiphias gladius isolate SHS-SW01 ecotype Sanya breed wild chromosome 18, ASM1685928v1, whole genome shotgun sequence, the window CTGCCAGCCTTTGTGTCGTACCGTAACAGCTGTTCTCCCCCTCGAATAAACATATACTAGCTTGCTGGCACCTCTTTACTGTACATAGCGCTGGCCTTGTGCATCTTGTTAGCCGCTGCTGGCACTGCACAGCCTAGCTGCTCCCTCGCGAAACACCGAACAGCAGCTGAACCCccttcactcactcactcactcactctctcactcactctctctctctcaaacacacactcaaacacacacacacacacacacacacacacgcgcgcaaaCACAAATACGCTTGTCCtggaagaaaacacaacagctcCAACGATACAACGCTGCTATCTGCTGGATAATCAGGGTAACATAGGGGGACGGTAGTGTGGAGAATCCATCCCACCAATCATGACAAAATATTTAACGGAAAAAGCACAGTAAACATGAAATGACGACCTGCCATACAAGGGAAAGCACAGATATTAttgataacattaatgatgtttctgttatattgaagtgttttcagtttcaataATTCCCCTgtcacccagaaaccaaccagtattCTAAAGCAGAAATTATTAGTTGattgacataaaatgaaaatgacaacaattttgaaaagtgattgagggtttcagtctttttctaaGCAAAAAATTCACTTGtaccagcttctaaaatgtcaatattttttataatattaaactcaacatttttgtatttctgactGTTGTTCAAACAAAAGAAGATATTACAATATGTTAACTTGGACTTTAGGGAATAATCATGGCCATTATccactatttcctgacattttttacactgaaaaatgaatcaatcattgaagaaaataattttcatacctattgataatgaaaataattgttgcatGCAACCTTACAGTACTCCTATGATGGAATACTTTGCCCTGTCACAGCATTTCTGACTGGTATTTACTTGGCATACATAAAAATTATggcaatttgataaaacacatacaacaaatcagcttaataataactaaaacaatcgaggtcttaaaactagattttgacacagagtTCTTTTACGAGACCAAGGCCACATGATGGACACgatttagtttatattgtacttcagtggtgcaaatttttAACAGGGATTAATCAGattgttttgaaagaaatgatACGGCGTAAACCAGGGGCTTTTGGGGCTGAAATActgcaaaaaagtttttggcTGAAGGGGAAAAGTTGGTGAATTGACAAAGGCAAAATTcaataaagtgaaatgaaaacaggctCAGAGGATAAATCATGACGTACATGAAATGCACGTGGCATAAATGTACACTTGAAGCTTCCGCTgcactgaagagacaaaaaatgacagCGCACGAAAACATCAGATCGCTGTAGAGTAATGAGGTGACTGTAGGGTTCCTCAGATGAATACATGAAACAAGCATGAATGGTAtatttccattacatttcatacatttttttcattgatagTAGTTCAACTGGCAGTATCTTAAATTACGTCACCTCATTTCCCTCTCTACTTCTGCAATGGTTGCATGGCATCCAACTCTAGAATTAGCTCCACCAACTGATAGCccactgcattttcttttgctgattatctggaaattcagttaaaatgtgtttcacatttggatggaaacctgactcTACAGAACAGCCTAAGTCCAGTTAGTGTTCCAGTTTAATAGTCCTTGGTGGTGCTGTATGCACAATGCTTGACGGGAACTTGGAGGCAACAGCAAAGTTCCCCCAAGTGCCCACAAACAGGTCAATCTGGCCACGTAAACATAACACCTACAACAAGTAGAAGTATTCCCATTACTTCCTATTCCTGTGTAAGAATACAACATTGCAAATCAAACAACAGGAAATTTGCCATGGGCATTAGGCAGATACAGTTGTGTGGAAAAGTTTGGGAACTCGTGGGCAAAATTAagtattttgttgatttttttgtgtgaaaagaagtaaatacaacccctacagctcacagaaaaaaagagcctTTCTTCAAAGGTTGATGAAgacactttttatttcatgaacttaaaaaattaaacagtaattttgGCATGTAAAAAAGTTTAGGCACCATACTAGAACAGTACTAATCCTGCTTTTGGCTGATATCACAGCTtgataaaaaggtttttgtagCTTTCTCTTCCTAATTTTGGACTTTTCACCCACTCTTTTTTGCAGTTAACCTCAAGTtctgagagttttttttaagctgtacCCACAGATTTCCATGGACGTTCAAGTCAAAGGACTGTGAGGGCCGTTcgaaaagcttcagcttgtggtACTGGAAGTAGTTCACGGCATCTACTTCTTTTCactccaaaaatcaacaaaaatgtaAGTTTAGGTGGCTAAACTCAACATATAACTGTATGTTATAATGTTTCATCgtaattttcacaatattttataaaacattttgtaaatttagcAAAATGTATACATAATTTGATGGTATTTGAATTTGTTTAGTCTGGCGGTtaattacatattattattacttaataTGTTCCTTGTATAGAgatcagtattttattttctcccccAGGCCTGTGGCTCTAAGATAAAGGCACAAGATGCAATCATGTGACATGCGCACTCGGCCCTGTTGTTGAGTTTGTTATGACAAGTCGAGGCCTCGGACTAAATTAGGAGTGAAGCCCACCGTCTCTGTCCGGGCGATTCCGTGATGGAGGGCatggacctggacctggacctggaccagGAGCTCATGCAGAAATTCAGCTGCATGGGTACAACAGACAAAGATATCCTAATATCGGAATTTCAGAGGCTCCTTGGGTTTCAGCTAAACCCCGCCGGATGCGCCTTCTTTCTGGACATGACCAACTGGTGAGTTCGGTGTCTCGTCTGGCCTGCTGCGTGGTTAATGTTAGATAGTCGATACTGTACACTAGCTAGCTTTCTACACAGCGGTTCCTACCGTACAAGTAACAACGCgttaagaaaacagaaaagaaaatttaagaAAGTGTTATCCTTCATCGTGACACAGTGATTTACGTTAGGTTTGTAAACATGGAGACAGTGACAGCTAACGACGTTGTAGTAACGTAACTAGCTGAGTCAGTGTGTCTCCGACTTTTGATTTCCAGGGAGGGATACAGTGGAAGGTAGCTTAGCGGAATTTACAAGATTAATAGTTAACAAACAAGTTCGTATCGAAGCAGCTTTGGtatttgaatggaaaaaaatgaataaatagttaagtttttctttttcgaGCGAATGTTTTTTCGTGGTCGTTCAGGCTGTTGACAGGAGTTGTGCGTTAGCTAGCTGCTCGCCAGGTTTATATGTCCTTACATCACTGAGTGAACCGATAACTAAAACTTTATAGGTGTTTTCTCACAGTCTTTGAACTACTTATATTGTTTAGCTATGGGGGGGGCCGTGTTACACACCCGTCGGTTTTGTTATCGATAAACAGAATGATCAAACGTTACGTCTGTCGCCCCTTGACCACAACGACGGCGAGGATCGCAGAGGTTTATTACGTAATAACCTACCACATAACGCTTGCAGGGTCTAGTTCAACACTCACACAGTGGTTGTGTAGGCCAGGTGAATCTTTACCTATCCGTGCCTggacaaaatgtattaatatgtttgtttgttttttccacgcACTGAGAATACTTCACAAACTGCAGTTACGTGGCTCTTTTTTTCGGGCTTCAAAGTACGATTTCAAAAATGAAGTAGTAGGCAGTGCAGTGTCATTGTGTTAAAGCGAGAGCATTAAGTAATCCGGAAATCTCCACTCATATAAACGTCTCTGCGCATATGCACTTTGTGTGTACCATTGTAGGTCCATGTAAGACATGAGGCCAGTGCAGGCATGGCCGGCGCAGGTTGTAGTAGAATCACGTGATGCCGTATAATAGCTCTACTGCAATGGgctttctaaaaataaaaacttctgGTTTATGGATGTCCAGCATGCCACATGGAGCACTCAGTCTGAGTCTCTGGGGGTCTGCAGACACCTCAGTTCATGCCCACAATATATGCATTTGAACCAGTCACAAAAATTCCACTAAATTCTGCCATggattatttaatatttcagtacaaataatagtaattataaCGATAATATCCCGGTTACTGGAagaattgttttctttttttcagggaTCTAGATTTACTCATAGGCCCTTACTAGTAGTATTCTTTTTTAACTGGTCTTGTAAAAGCATATGTTTATACCTATGGTATTCATATTCATTCTCAGTTGCAAAAATAGATATGTTGTTATTTAATGCTAAAAAAAtaagggttgtttttttcttgatcgaaatgtagaaataaatgtCCACACGTGGAACAAAGCCAGGAAAAGTGGACTTTGGTTCTCTGTGGATCTTGTATTTGGCCTAAGCTCATTCATAAAAGTGCAAACTGCTGTTGAATCGCGGGTTTCCACCTACATAAATCTCCAGTTATACTCCAATTTAGTTATGTACCGATCACCTgatttctgtctgctgttctcCCAGGAATTTACAGGCAGCCATCGGAGCCTACTATGACTTTGAGAGTCCCAACATCAGTTCACCGTGCATGTCCTTTGTGAAGGATGTGACAATCGGTGAGGGCGAATCAGTTCCACCTGACACACCTTTCACAAAGACCTGGAGGATACAGAACACGGGTAACTCCGCTAgaacaattataataatatgatataacACAGAGCTGATTCTAGACCTTGTACACGTAAAATAATTCCACTCACATGTCATGCCGAGTTGAGCAtagttgtctgtgtgtcttccAGGTGCAGAGTCATGGCCTCCCGGGGTTTGTCTGAAGTATGTTGGAGGAGATCAATTTGGTCATGTAAACATGGTGATGGTGCGGTCTCTAGACTCCCAGGAAATGGCTGATGTTAGTGTACAGATGCAGAGCCCTGTGTCTCCTGGCATGTATCAGGGTCAGTGGAGAATGTGCACAGCTACAGGGCTTTACTATGGAGGTGAGGACAGCAACCTTcacaccaaaaacaaatgtgaattGTTACTTTTCAATAGATACCACATGTTGAAGAACAGACTGAAACAATTTGACAACGaatcgattagtcaattgacagaaaagcaactatttctgatcatttattaatttttccagcgaaaataccaaacatttgctggttccagcttgtaggatgtgctgcttttctctgttttacatcattgtaaactgaatattttaggCAGACAAATCAAGCTCAGACGTTCAGCTGTGCTG includes:
- the LOC120804369 gene encoding protein ILRUN-like encodes the protein MEGMDLDLDLDQELMQKFSCMGTTDKDILISEFQRLLGFQLNPAGCAFFLDMTNWNLQAAIGAYYDFESPNISSPCMSFVKDVTIGEGESVPPDTPFTKTWRIQNTGAESWPPGVCLKYVGGDQFGHVNMVMVRSLDSQEMADVSVQMQSPVSPGMYQGQWRMCTATGLYYGDVIWVILSVEVGGLLGVTQQLSSFQAEFNTQPHRSLEGDYNPFASPEKSKCPNSSNNNSLHDDSGHRVAEEHWQGSPNQLQQDQNGLSHNPVEIVANSLQSNLSVVSYNQVRYIMGKGYSAHQ